The genomic interval TGGAATGTGAAGAAGTTTCCCATTTACTTTTTCTATGATAGAAAGGTTACATTGTTGTTGGTATCATTTTATTCATTTCTTTTGTGGCAGGATATTTGCTTTGGCAACTGTCTTGAGTTCAGTGCTAATCTACAACCTTCCTGAGACGGTAATCTATCTCTCTACTCATATACACGCATAAACTCACTTGTCTGTTTGTGTGTGCTTAGACTTTTACTTGTTATGGCATTGCAGGTGCGTGAAGCTGATATATCTAGGCTCTCATTTGCTGTTGAGATTGCAGAAGAATTCTATGGAAGGTTTGTTTGCCTCTTTGTATTTTCATTTGCAGTTTGCTCCTTTCTTATCACTAACAATTTTcctgaaaattttgatgtgcaTCATGGTGAGCAGAGTGAAGGTAATGTTCCATCTCCATGGATCTATCTGGATAATTGAAATAGAAATAGAATTCTGTGAAGCTGTTAATgacatatgtttgttttttcagGGGCAAGATGTTGCTTTTGAACCAGCAAAGCTTCTTTGGCTTATCCAGAGGGATTTCCTGCGTAAGTTGCttcttgcttcttcttttttaactaTAAGCATGGTTTAGCTGTTTAGGTTCTCATTTTGTTTGTATAGAGGTTCATACTGGCATCTGAGGTTTAACCCAGATACGATTGATGGTCACAATTTTATACTTGAAACTTCACATGGATATGTCACCATTTTGTTTGGGTCTCAAATGTGTGAGAGGTTGACTCTTTCAAATCATTTTATAGACACCTAGACAGAAATGGTGATACAAACATCCAGTAAGAAGTGTCATACTGCTGAGGTATCCATTTTATGTGACTGTGTTCTATGGCAAGATGCCTATTTCATAAGTATCCATGAGTGGCCATGgttctatttttttccccaattgGTCTAAAGTGTCTGATATTTTATctaaactgttttttttttttaaaaaaaaaaatatatgcaactttCTCTGAGTGCTTTAACTTTTGTGAGCAGAAGGAAAATCTGTTCAGCAAATGGTCAATGAAGCCCTCCAACGGGTACCTAACGAAAGTGGTTAGTACAAGTTGCCTTTTTGACTATTTTATAGCTAATGAATATCTAGAGTTGTCTTGTGCATTGTTGGATTGATCTTCTTTAATGAATTTCTGCAGGGGACAAATATATTGATGAGGTACAGTTATTTACAGTGCGTACATTTTTTACCAGAAGACAATGAATCCCACTGCCTCAACTTGATTTCTGTGTTTTTTAGGTTAATCAAATTAGAGATTCTTTGGCAGTTATGGGCAACAACAGCACTGCTTTTAGCCTGCCCCAGGTGCATTTCCGACATCCATGCAGTGCCTCATTAATcttatttatagttttatacgCTTCTCGCTCCATCAAGCACTTTTTACCGTTTAACATTTCTATTATGTAGCTGATAAGCATCACGATTTTTCTGTATGGTACGATTGATTGTGATAATTTTGTCTTGTTATATGTTAAGTATGAACTATCAATGTGTCTTTTTACAGCCGCATCTACAAAGAACAAAGTTATGTGACATGGATGACAGAGAGCTTGACCCCTTATATGTAAAAAGGCGGGATGAATTGAAGCAGGTCGTTGCGTCCATCACAAGACCAAAAATTGTGCAGGGGAAAACTCTAAATGGAAAGgaatttgtttctttcttgCAGCAGGTAGAACCCTTACCGTCATTATTCTTGACATCTCTCTAATCCGTTAGATTATTTTTATTGACTTCTCTTGTGTTCCAGATTCTCGAGGCATTAAATAAAGGAGAGATTCCATCAACGGGATCTCTTGTTGAAATTTTCAATAAGGCCATTCTTGATCGCTGTCTGAAGGTGTATAGGGATAAAATGGATGGCTTACGTCTACCAGTACCAGTAGACCGACTGCAACAAGTTCATGAGACAGCAATTGATCAAGCTAGAATGCTGTTTGATAAGCAGCACTTTGGTAAACACCATGCTGCTCAGTCAATCCTTAAGCTTGATGATGAGATAAAAAAGGTTTGTTAAAAACACATAAAATCCTTTCTTTAATATGCATGTAGTCTTAACACTATTAGTTTGGAATGCATTTTAAtacagaagaaaaaaactaaGATTAATGAAGTGTTATGGATCCTCACATGATACTGCATTAATTTTTATGctatataaaactatttttggAATTGATCCCTCGACTGCCATTTGGTAGTTGTAGTCTTAACACTATTAGTTTGGAATGCATTTTaagacagaagaaaaaaaaactaagatgtAATGAAGTGTTATGGATCCTCACATGATACTGCATTAATTTTTATGCtattataaaactatttttGGAATTGATCTCTCAACTGTCATTTGGTAGTGAGGTTTTTTTTGCTAACCTTTATGTACCATTTGTTATATGCCTTGTGATCGACTTTCACTTCTATCTCTTATAGAAGATAATATATTTACATACTTACAGGGTATACCTTGTAGGTGTACAGAAACTTCCTTCTAGCAAATGAGTATCAATCATCAAAGCTGTGTGAAGCATGCTTCTCAGAATGTGAAGATAAAATGGACCACCTTCAAGTCTTGAAGCTCCCTTCCATGGCAAAGTTCAATGCAGGGTTTTTTCACTGCAATCGAAGTTTTGTAAGGGAATGTGTGGGCCCTGCAAAGGAAAGCTACGAGCGCAGAATGTCAAAGGTATATAACATGTTTCCTTTACTGCAGTCCCAAGATAGTTTGCATGACATCTATGGAATAACCCAAGGATGAAATGTGAAATTCCATTTGCATCCTGTACTTTTCCATTTGCTCAGTAATTGAGGTAGGAGCTCTTTTCGCTTATTTATAGAAACGTACAACTTCTTCACCAACTCGAACACATTTTACCATTTTCGCATATAGTTACTCCTGGAGATCAACAAATTTATCTCATATTGCCCTTTGGAAAATATTGCAACATAGTGCTCTAGTTCCTTTTTCTGACCTATCAATAGATAAAAGAATCATGTAAGATAGTGAGCTGATGCATAAGTTTAGGGCCTTGCCATAACATATGCTGTTCTTGCCTTGGAAAGCAGAGAACAAACTGCTTTTAGAGATAATTATGCGAAGTGATGTATTACCCCTTTTTCTTGTCAATCTGCAGGTTGTTTCTAACTCTTGCTAATTATGATATTTATCTAAATAAACTCTGATATGATATCGCATACAGATGCTTGTCAAGTCTCGTGCTCTTTTTATCAAGGAGTACAATAACAAGCTCTTCAATTGGTTGGTAACCTTCTCCCTAGTCATGGTTGTTATTGGGCGCTTTGTCATCAAGTTCTTTTTACTTGAGATTGTTGCCTGGGTGATGTTCATCTTCCTGGAGACGTACACGAGGATGTTCTGGTCAGCAGAGTCATTGTACTATAATCCAGCTTGGCACATCATTGTCTCTTCGTGGGAAACTATCGTATATAGCCCCATTCTCGATCTGGACAGGTAGCCTTCTTGCTCCAAGCTTGCACGCGTAATTATCAGCTTACATGTCATTCTTGTATTAATCAGTTCCGTCATGCAACGTTTTATGCAGATGGGCGATCCCCATTGCCGTATTATTGTCTTTTTGGCTTCTTTAC from Oryza glaberrima chromosome 3, OglaRS2, whole genome shotgun sequence carries:
- the LOC127766245 gene encoding uncharacterized protein LOC127766245; protein product: MGRWAAGICAVALVWLAAAAAGDLEPDELERAFPIVEPDYGHTKLRLSQQGLDAIRRIETPIAVVGVIGPYRSGKSFLLNQLLSLSCEKGFGVGHMRDTKTKGIWIWGTPVEMDIDGSKVSVLYLDTEGFESVGKSNVYDDRIFALATVLSSVLIYNLPETVREADISRLSFAVEIAEEFYGRVKGQDVAFEPAKLLWLIQRDFLQGKSVQQMVNEALQRVPNESGDKYIDEVNQIRDSLAVMGNNSTAFSLPQPHLQRTKLCDMDDRELDPLYVKRRDELKQVVASITRPKIVQGKTLNGKEFVSFLQQILEALNKGEIPSTGSLVEIFNKAILDRCLKVYRDKMDGLRLPVPVDRLQQVHETAIDQARMLFDKQHFGKHHAAQSILKLDDEIKKVYRNFLLANEYQSSKLCEACFSECEDKMDHLQVLKLPSMAKFNAGFFHCNRSFVRECVGPAKESYERRMSKMLVKSRALFIKEYNNKLFNWLVTFSLVMVVIGRFVIKFFLLEIVAWVMFIFLETYTRMFWSAESLYYNPAWHIIVSSWETIVYSPILDLDRWAIPIAVLLSFWLLYWRCFGRRKRGSRSSLLPLHNKISHKNSTRPRSD